AGGATTACGAGGTTCATTGATGAAACTTAGGGATTGGTTTGTAGGCGTACTTTCTATGGCAGCACTCCACGTGAGTGCTTTTGCCGTTGATACGGCCCTCCAGCAAGGGAGCGTGATTGGAGGCGAAGTATCCGGTTTCTTGAAAAAAGACAAGTCTCCGTACCTGGTGAACGAGACCCTAGTGGTGCCCGAAGGCAAAGCCCTGGTCGTGGAAGCGGGAACCGAGATTTACTTTAACGAAGGCACGGGTCTTGATGTCCGTGGTGGTTCTTTGGCGGTGATGGGCGAGAGCCATAATCCGGTGGTGATGACCGCTGCAGAAGAAGACAAGTATTGGAACGGTATTTCCATTACGGGAAACAAGTCTTGCGAAACTCAAGGCACCCATATCAAGAATGCTCAGTTTGGCTATGCGGTTGAAAGCGGTTCCTTGGAAGTTCGCGATGGCGTTATCAAGAACGCTGGCCGCACTGCCATCTATGTCCGCAACGCCTCTTTGGCGATGAAGTGGACAACGGTTGAAGATGGTCGCAATGTGGGCGTGTGGGCGGCCTCTAATGCCAAAATCGATATCGATGGTTCCAATTTGACGCAAAACAAGATTGCCTTGGTTGCCGGCGAAAATGCCGTGGTGAACATGAAACGCGTTCACTTGGAATCTAACGATGTAGCCATTCTCGACTTTGGTAACAACAACTTGAAGCAGAGAAATTCCTTGATTATGGATAACGTAATCGGCCTTGTTTCCAAGGACATTCCGCCTGAAGAAATTCGCCAGGCGTTGGAAGACAACAAGAGACCGCTTGCGAATAATATGAACGACTATACGGGTATGCTGGGCGACGAGCCCCGTAATCCTTACGCAAATACCGAAAAATTTGCAGGCAACCAGGACGATTCTGCGGATTCTGTCTGGTCTATTTCGGGTAGCGTAGGCGTTGAAATGGGCTATCACAAGGTGCTGATGCGCCACAATTCTTCGGGCCAAAAGTACGTGTCCGATAAGGATACGGTGCTTCCGCGCGAACGCTACATCAACTACTTCCAGGTTCCGGGATTCTTTACCAACTGGAATGCCAACTTGTTGATGAAGTCTCCTACGGGAGCAACGATGGAATTCCTCTTGGATGCTTCAAGCGATTCCTGGGATAACCTTAAGCTTTACCAGTTGCAAGCCAGCTATACGGACGATATGCAGCACTTGGTCCTCGGTGATTTCTATGCGAACGGGGGAGAGATTTACCTGTCTGGCATGAACGCTTTTGGTGGCTTGTATGAACTGTCGCTGCTCAAGAATGCGGCCAACATCCCGACTTTCGTCGGTACGGCTTTTGCGGGCGAAATGAATGCTCCCAAGATTCAGGGCAAGCGCAACTACGATGTGTACAAGGATTACATTGATGATGGTGAAGCCGAGGCCCAGCGCATCGGAGCCGGCGGAAGTATCCGCTGGAATATGCACCGTCGCTTTAACGGAACCTTGGGCTTTGTGGCCAGCAAGGATTACCTGGAAGATCCTTTTATGAGGGACGGCATGTCTCCCGAAACCAACACGGCAAAACCCCTGGTGACATCTAGAGCCTTCTTTGCCGATGGTAACTGGCTGGTTTACCCTGGCGATATCAAGCTGAATGGCCAGGTTGCCGTAGGTGGAGCCGATACCTTGAATGCCGCTAAAATCAGGGCGGTAAATCAGGTGTTCTCGGAAGCGGGACTGGATCCGTCGAATTTTGCGCTCTTGAATAAGCTGATGAGTAACGTGAACCAGGTAAATTCCTTGACGCCTGCCGAGTTGAATGAGATTTTTGGTGAAAATGCCATGATGACTCCTTCTGAGATGCGCGCCGAATTGAAGGCCCTTTTGAAGGAAGCTTCTAGGGTGGCGAGGACATTGCAGACCGAAGACAGTAGGCCTTCTCATGGTGAATTCTGGGGCCATGAACATTGGGCTTTTGCCGGATCTTACCAGTGGTCGAATCCGACGACTTCTATTGAAGGTTTCTTCAGGTATGTGGGTGCCGAATATTACAGCCCCGGTTCCGAAGACTTGTTGCAGAATACCCGCATGATTGGTGGTAACTTGAAGCATAAGATTTATGACTTCTGGAACTTGGGCTTTGGCTATACCTTGAATATTGAAAACGCTGCCGGAGAAGG
This genomic window from Fibrobacter sp. UWT2 contains:
- a CDS encoding right-handed parallel beta-helix repeat-containing protein codes for the protein MKLRDWFVGVLSMAALHVSAFAVDTALQQGSVIGGEVSGFLKKDKSPYLVNETLVVPEGKALVVEAGTEIYFNEGTGLDVRGGSLAVMGESHNPVVMTAAEEDKYWNGISITGNKSCETQGTHIKNAQFGYAVESGSLEVRDGVIKNAGRTAIYVRNASLAMKWTTVEDGRNVGVWAASNAKIDIDGSNLTQNKIALVAGENAVVNMKRVHLESNDVAILDFGNNNLKQRNSLIMDNVIGLVSKDIPPEEIRQALEDNKRPLANNMNDYTGMLGDEPRNPYANTEKFAGNQDDSADSVWSISGSVGVEMGYHKVLMRHNSSGQKYVSDKDTVLPRERYINYFQVPGFFTNWNANLLMKSPTGATMEFLLDASSDSWDNLKLYQLQASYTDDMQHLVLGDFYANGGEIYLSGMNAFGGLYELSLLKNAANIPTFVGTAFAGEMNAPKIQGKRNYDVYKDYIDDGEAEAQRIGAGGSIRWNMHRRFNGTLGFVASKDYLEDPFMRDGMSPETNTAKPLVTSRAFFADGNWLVYPGDIKLNGQVAVGGADTLNAAKIRAVNQVFSEAGLDPSNFALLNKLMSNVNQVNSLTPAELNEIFGENAMMTPSEMRAELKALLKEASRVARTLQTEDSRPSHGEFWGHEHWAFAGSYQWSNPTTSIEGFFRYVGAEYYSPGSEDLLQNTRMIGGNLKHKIYDFWNLGFGYTLNIENAAGEGNDYNIFGLGEGTQWGLTGADDDWLKKHEQDMVRTLYIHDGYLKNDFKLNEKVGLSFKYALNYRTRSTPQRLYGNYSASSGIYDDPWFDAIKGRPTVKVNEGLDTTVIDSAHWAQYYALVDEDYLATQFEEKLMKHTLELGLSFKFPKNLLKLGAGLVAFTDMSEFKQDNLISGFRFKNETYGILGYYFHGSDYLEQRYPISLTTTMDGFKNSVSLTPRYKVYNRNEMREFEWSFLDNMDIELSRDFLELGLSGGLRQNFLSYEIKDQDYDEMELDIDASAKLRIHHTQALYTDWTLGSIFNYRPDNKADQYKDFYIIAAVNYDF